One Mucilaginibacter ginkgonis genomic region harbors:
- the infB gene encoding translation initiation factor IF-2 — protein sequence MSEDKSVKLFKAAKELNIGIGTIVDFLGSKGYKVERQPNAKLDADMYNTLLKEFAADKIIKEEAKQINIGKIRRDEPGYVPEKPTDHPHHRKDFEHEEILIKNAGNYSAPAEKPKPQPEPAAPAAPVTPAASTDTEEGALPGVKVVGKIDLNNLGKRKAEEPKPAVAEAAPAVEQPAAEAPVAEEKPAVVEKPATEAPVAPAAPVAEKPVADAAPETDGDGEVIRAKAERLSGPNIIGKINLPVDPSKRAGGAAGNAADQKRKRKRKDLPQTGGQPGQQQNGPGNGQRPPYGGQGGNRPGFGNRPGFGNRNAPSTGPKEEPTEKEIQDQIKATLARLSGAGKSGKFAQRAKFRRQKRDDVAASAEQDALEQELQSKVLKVTEFVTANELASMMDVGVTQIISTCMSLGMFVSINQRLDAETLTIVAEEFGYQVDFVKPEDEEVDLDEVDDEEDLLPRSPIVTIMGHVDHGKTSLLDFIRKTNVIGGEAGGITQHIGAYEVSLPEDKGKITFLDTPGHEAFTAMRARGAQVTDIVIIVIAADDSVMPQTREAINHAQAAGAPIIFAFNKMDRPGANADKVREQLSTMNILVEEWGGKYQTQEISAKTGMGVDLLLEKVLLEAELLELKANPNKRAVGTVIEAALDKGRGIVTTILVQAGTLKVGDPILAGCYSGRVKALFNERGARIDSVGPSGPVQVLGMQGAPTAGDKFNAVESEPEAREIANKRLQLQREQGLRTQKHITLDEIGRRLAIGNFKELNIIVKGDVDGSIEALSDSLLKLSTDQIQVNIISKAVGQISESDVLLASASDAIIIGFQVRPSGGARKLAEQEQIDIRLYSIIYDAINEIKAAMEGMLAPTFEEKIVANVEIRETFKISKVGTIAGCMVLDGKITRNSKIRVIRDGVVMHTGELASLKRFKDDVKEVNANYECGLNIQGYNNIEVGDIIEAYENVEVKRKTA from the coding sequence ATGTCAGAAGACAAATCAGTAAAATTATTTAAAGCAGCAAAAGAACTAAACATTGGTATTGGTACCATCGTAGATTTTTTGGGTTCAAAGGGTTACAAAGTTGAACGTCAGCCTAATGCCAAACTAGATGCGGATATGTACAATACCCTGTTAAAGGAGTTTGCCGCTGATAAAATTATTAAGGAAGAAGCCAAGCAGATCAACATCGGTAAAATACGCCGCGATGAGCCTGGCTATGTTCCCGAAAAACCTACTGATCACCCTCATCATCGCAAAGATTTTGAGCACGAAGAGATATTAATTAAAAACGCGGGCAATTATTCTGCCCCGGCCGAAAAGCCAAAACCACAGCCGGAACCTGCTGCCCCTGCAGCGCCTGTAACCCCGGCTGCTTCTACAGATACAGAAGAGGGCGCACTGCCCGGTGTTAAAGTTGTTGGTAAAATAGACCTAAACAACCTTGGCAAACGTAAAGCAGAAGAACCTAAACCTGCAGTTGCAGAGGCTGCCCCTGCGGTTGAACAGCCTGCAGCAGAAGCACCTGTTGCTGAAGAAAAACCTGCGGTAGTTGAAAAACCTGCAACAGAAGCACCTGTTGCACCTGCAGCTCCTGTGGCTGAAAAGCCCGTCGCAGATGCAGCTCCCGAAACAGATGGCGATGGCGAAGTGATAAGGGCTAAGGCAGAAAGATTAAGCGGACCGAATATCATAGGTAAGATCAACCTTCCGGTTGATCCTTCTAAACGCGCAGGTGGTGCAGCCGGTAACGCTGCAGACCAAAAGCGTAAACGTAAACGTAAAGACCTGCCGCAAACAGGCGGTCAGCCGGGACAGCAACAGAATGGGCCGGGCAATGGCCAGCGCCCGCCTTACGGTGGTCAGGGCGGCAACCGCCCTGGCTTTGGTAACAGACCGGGCTTCGGCAACCGTAATGCACCATCAACAGGGCCTAAAGAAGAGCCTACAGAAAAAGAAATACAAGACCAGATCAAGGCTACACTTGCCCGCTTAAGCGGTGCAGGTAAATCAGGCAAATTTGCACAGCGGGCCAAATTCCGTCGTCAAAAACGTGATGATGTCGCCGCATCTGCAGAACAAGACGCTTTAGAGCAGGAATTACAGTCGAAGGTACTAAAGGTTACAGAGTTTGTAACTGCTAATGAGCTGGCATCTATGATGGATGTTGGCGTTACGCAGATCATCTCTACCTGTATGAGCCTGGGTATGTTCGTGTCTATTAACCAAAGGTTAGATGCGGAGACCCTTACTATCGTAGCCGAAGAATTTGGCTACCAGGTAGACTTTGTGAAGCCCGAGGATGAAGAGGTTGATCTGGATGAGGTCGACGACGAAGAAGACCTTTTACCGCGTTCGCCAATTGTGACCATCATGGGCCACGTTGACCATGGTAAAACCTCTTTGCTCGACTTTATTCGCAAAACCAACGTTATCGGTGGTGAAGCAGGTGGTATAACCCAGCACATTGGTGCTTATGAAGTTTCCCTGCCCGAAGATAAAGGAAAAATAACCTTCCTTGATACACCTGGTCACGAAGCGTTTACCGCTATGCGTGCACGTGGTGCCCAGGTTACAGATATTGTAATCATTGTTATCGCTGCCGATGACAGCGTGATGCCGCAAACCCGCGAAGCTATAAACCACGCACAGGCTGCAGGTGCGCCAATCATATTCGCGTTCAATAAAATGGACCGCCCGGGTGCCAACGCCGATAAGGTACGTGAGCAACTATCAACCATGAATATTTTGGTTGAAGAGTGGGGCGGTAAATATCAAACCCAGGAAATATCTGCTAAAACAGGTATGGGCGTGGATCTATTGTTAGAGAAAGTATTGCTTGAAGCCGAATTATTAGAGCTAAAGGCTAATCCTAATAAACGCGCTGTTGGTACAGTAATTGAAGCTGCCCTTGATAAAGGCCGCGGTATTGTTACGACTATTTTGGTACAAGCGGGCACGCTAAAAGTTGGCGACCCTATACTTGCAGGTTGTTACAGCGGCCGTGTCAAAGCGTTGTTTAACGAGCGTGGCGCACGTATAGACAGTGTTGGCCCGTCCGGACCGGTACAGGTTTTGGGTATGCAAGGCGCACCAACAGCCGGTGATAAATTCAACGCTGTCGAGAGCGAGCCCGAAGCACGTGAGATAGCAAACAAACGTTTGCAGTTACAACGCGAGCAAGGCCTGCGTACACAGAAACACATTACGCTTGATGAGATCGGTCGTCGTTTGGCTATCGGTAACTTCAAGGAACTTAATATCATTGTTAAAGGCGACGTGGATGGTTCTATAGAAGCGTTATCAGATTCATTGCTGAAACTATCTACAGACCAGATACAGGTGAACATCATTTCTAAAGCAGTTGGTCAGATATCAGAGTCAGACGTATTACTAGCTTCTGCATCAGACGCGATCATCATCGGTTTCCAGGTTCGCCCTTCAGGCGGAGCGCGTAAACTGGCGGAGCAAGAGCAGATAGATATCAGGCTTTACTCTATCATCTATGACGCTATCAACGAGATCAAAGCTGCAATGGAAGGCATGTTGGCACCTACATTTGAAGAAAAGATCGTTGCTAACGTAGAAATCCGCGAAACATTTAAGATCAGCAAAGTGGGTACAATCGCCGGCTGTATGGTGTTAGACGGTAAAATCACCCGCAATAGCAAGATACGCGTAATACGCGATGGTGTAGTGATGCACACAGGCGAGTTAGCTTCCCTGAAACGTTTCAAAGACGACGTGAAAGAAGTAAATGCCAATTACGAGTGTGGTTTGAACATCCAAGGTTATAACAACATCGAGGTAGGTGATATTATCGAAGCTTACGAAAACGTAGAAGTGAAACGTAAAACAGCATAA
- the nusA gene encoding transcription termination factor NusA, whose translation MSAPTSINLIDSFQEFKDFKNIDRPTMMSVLEDVFRSMIRKKYGTDENCDVIVNTDNGDLEIWRTRQVVEDGFSEDDDLEIELAEALTYDEDLEVGDEYVENITLESFGRRAILAARQTLVSKILELEKDEIFKKYKDRVGEIVTGEVYQVWKKETLILDDEGNELLLPKSEQIPADYFKKGDNVKAVVSKVDMMNSNPKIIISRTAPEFLQRLFELEVPEIFDGLITIKKIVREPGERAKVAVESYDDRIDPVGACVGMKGSRIHGIVRELKNENIDVINYTNNLQLYIQRALSPAKITSIKLNDERKTAAVYLKPDQVSLAIGRGGHNIKLAGKLTGYEVDVYREIDEQEEDVDIEEFADEIESWIIDEFKRIGLDTAKSVLSLSVAELVKRTDLEEETIKDVLSVLQAEFE comes from the coding sequence ATGAGTGCACCAACCAGTATTAATTTAATTGATTCTTTTCAGGAATTTAAAGATTTCAAGAACATTGACCGCCCAACCATGATGAGCGTGCTCGAAGACGTTTTCAGAAGCATGATCAGGAAAAAATATGGCACGGACGAGAATTGCGACGTTATTGTCAACACCGACAATGGTGACCTGGAGATATGGCGTACGCGCCAGGTGGTTGAGGATGGCTTTTCTGAAGATGACGACCTGGAAATTGAATTAGCTGAAGCGTTAACCTACGATGAAGATCTTGAGGTTGGCGATGAGTATGTAGAGAACATCACCCTCGAAAGCTTTGGCCGTCGCGCTATTTTGGCAGCCCGCCAAACTTTGGTGTCTAAGATCCTTGAACTAGAGAAAGACGAGATCTTTAAGAAATATAAAGACCGTGTAGGTGAAATTGTAACAGGCGAGGTTTACCAGGTTTGGAAAAAAGAAACCCTTATCCTTGATGATGAGGGTAACGAGCTATTATTGCCAAAATCTGAGCAGATACCTGCGGATTACTTCAAAAAAGGCGATAACGTTAAAGCAGTTGTAAGTAAGGTTGATATGATGAACAGCAACCCTAAGATCATCATTTCACGTACCGCTCCTGAGTTTTTACAACGTTTGTTCGAGCTTGAGGTTCCTGAAATATTTGACGGCTTGATCACTATTAAAAAGATAGTTCGCGAACCGGGCGAGCGTGCTAAGGTAGCGGTTGAATCATATGATGACCGTATAGACCCTGTTGGTGCGTGCGTAGGTATGAAGGGTTCGCGTATACATGGTATAGTTCGCGAGCTGAAGAACGAAAATATAGACGTGATCAATTACACCAATAACCTGCAGCTATACATTCAGCGTGCGTTGTCGCCGGCAAAGATCACATCGATCAAATTAAATGACGAGCGTAAAACCGCAGCGGTTTACTTAAAGCCAGACCAGGTGTCATTAGCTATTGGCCGCGGCGGTCACAACATAAAACTGGCCGGAAAATTGACAGGTTATGAAGTTGACGTTTATCGTGAGATAGACGAGCAAGAGGAAGATGTGGACATCGAGGAGTTTGCAGATGAAATTGAAAGCTGGATCATTGACGAATTTAAACGCATTGGTCTTGACACTGCGAAATCAGTATTGTCGCTATCTGTTGCCGAATTGGTAAAACGTACCGACCTTGAAGAAGAAACAATTAAAGATGTGTTAAGTGTTCTGCAAGCCGAGTTTGAATAA
- the rimP gene encoding ribosome assembly cofactor RimP — MTNIEKRVSELVEEKLAELPGIFVVDIKMHDNGRLNILLDGDNGAGIDACAAVSRYVGFKLEEENTIEQAYNLEVSSPGIDTPLKLKRQYLKNVGRQVSIKLADGSKKEGKLLAADDDAVTIAEQIKVKGKKATEEAVTIPFENITETKVLISFK, encoded by the coding sequence ATGACGAATATTGAGAAGCGGGTTTCAGAACTGGTTGAAGAAAAGCTAGCAGAGCTGCCGGGCATATTTGTGGTCGATATAAAAATGCACGATAACGGCCGCCTTAACATTTTGTTAGACGGCGACAACGGTGCCGGCATAGATGCCTGCGCTGCCGTTAGCCGTTACGTTGGGTTCAAGCTTGAAGAAGAGAACACCATTGAGCAGGCTTATAATCTGGAAGTTTCGTCGCCGGGCATTGATACGCCGCTGAAACTTAAGCGCCAGTATTTGAAGAACGTTGGCAGGCAGGTAAGCATCAAACTGGCAGACGGCTCTAAAAAAGAAGGCAAACTGCTGGCCGCTGATGATGATGCCGTTACCATTGCAGAACAGATAAAAGTTAAAGGAAAAAAAGCAACAGAAGAGGCAGTAACCATCCCCTTCGAAAATATAACAGAAACAAAGGTTTTAATATCATTTAAGTAA
- a CDS encoding fumarylacetoacetate hydrolase family protein, translating to MKLIRFGEPGQEKPGIIINNKRFDVSAFVNDYNETFFAGDGLSRLNTLIDDGVSLSEVSASTRLGPPMARPSKIVCIGLNYRDHAIEVGAPIPSEPVIFIKSTTALSGPNDNIIIPKGSVKTDWEAELAVVIGRRTGYADEANVPAHIAGYVLHNDVSERAFMFERNGTWDKGKGCDTFAPMGPFIATPDEMPPINNLNVWLKVNGKQMQNGNTRDMIFGVNYLISYISQFMTLLPGDVVSTGTPAGVGFGLRPQVFLQPGDVVELGIDGLGSQRQVVKAYSR from the coding sequence ATGAAATTAATACGCTTTGGCGAACCCGGGCAGGAAAAACCGGGCATCATTATAAATAACAAACGCTTTGATGTATCTGCATTTGTGAATGATTACAACGAAACTTTTTTCGCCGGTGATGGATTAAGCCGGTTAAATACTTTGATCGATGATGGCGTAAGTTTATCAGAAGTTTCTGCCAGCACTCGTTTAGGCCCGCCGATGGCAAGGCCGTCAAAGATAGTCTGCATAGGTTTAAACTACCGCGATCATGCAATTGAAGTTGGCGCGCCTATACCTTCGGAACCGGTTATATTTATTAAAAGCACGACGGCATTAAGCGGACCGAACGATAATATCATTATTCCGAAAGGTTCTGTCAAAACCGATTGGGAAGCAGAGCTGGCTGTAGTGATCGGCAGGCGCACCGGTTATGCGGACGAAGCCAATGTGCCTGCGCATATCGCGGGTTATGTTTTACATAATGATGTGTCTGAACGGGCATTTATGTTTGAGCGGAATGGCACGTGGGACAAGGGCAAAGGCTGTGACACCTTCGCGCCGATGGGCCCATTTATTGCCACGCCGGATGAGATGCCGCCTATAAACAACCTGAACGTTTGGCTGAAGGTGAACGGCAAACAAATGCAGAATGGCAACACCCGGGATATGATCTTTGGGGTGAACTACCTGATCAGCTATATAAGCCAGTTTATGACCTTGCTGCCCGGCGATGTCGTGTCGACTGGTACGCCCGCAGGTGTCGGGTTCGGCTTGAGACCGCAGGTGTTTCTGCAACCCGGCGATGTTGTTGAACTGGGTATTGATGGTTTAGGCAGTCAGCGGCAGGTAGTCAAGGCTTATAGCCGTTGA
- a CDS encoding PIG-L family deacetylase — MTYLYKIAVLLLFTQAVSAQTAVVSNTGEIEQSLKKLNVLGSILYVAAHPDDENTRLLAYLAQERHYRTGYLSLTRGDGGQNLIGTEQSELLGAIRTQELLAARRVDGAEQFFTRANDFGFSKGPDETLKIWDKEKVLSDVVWVIRNFKPDVMICRFPTTGEGGHGHHTSSAILAQEAFTAAADPKRFPEQLKYVQPWQAKRLLWNTFNFGGMNTTAPNQLKIDVGGYNPFLGKSYGEIAAESRSNHRTQGFGSARQRGQAFEYFKTILGEAPQTDLMDGVNTTWKRVSGGSEIAANLLVISKNFDPSDPGQSVKALVNLLSMIEKVPDTYWRTLKTKQLSELIAQCAGLWMEAYSDNAIYAKGSDVNVSAQMIVRNDVPVTLNGISYKNAGITGNTHEGLAYNVLKTVKLTYKADDISAPYWLKYPHGVGGYSTGYLDSTGNEAQRTLPQNIAPYIHVAFNIAGKPIGYDVQVQFKYVDPARGEVYQPLIITPAVTANVANKDYIFNTDKPQFVQVKLKAFTGASGNISLKPVAGWKISPASIPFSGKNNGDEWTVNFAVSPVSISPKINTLEVIVNADGEKSSVGFQQLSYEHIPTITLFPPAQAKLVDIDLKTAGKKIGYIRGAGDLVPEALEQVGYDIHYLTEAEVLGGNLAGYDAIITGVRAYNVNPRMAYENPKLLEYVKNGGNLVVQYNNNVGLVTKDIGPYPFTPLNVRVTDENAPVTFTKADAAVLNYPNKITDADFNGWIQERGLYFVGNLDPAYQTPLSMNDKGETPDNESLIIAEYGKGRFVYTSLAFFRQLPAGVPGAYRLFVNLISKPK, encoded by the coding sequence ATGACATACCTTTATAAAATAGCTGTTTTGCTGTTGTTTACACAAGCTGTATCGGCGCAAACGGCTGTTGTTTCTAACACCGGCGAAATAGAACAAAGCTTAAAAAAACTGAATGTTTTAGGTAGTATATTATATGTTGCCGCCCACCCGGATGATGAGAATACGCGCCTGCTGGCCTACCTGGCGCAAGAGCGCCATTACAGAACAGGATACCTGTCGTTAACCCGCGGTGATGGTGGTCAAAACCTCATCGGTACCGAGCAAAGTGAACTGTTAGGTGCAATACGTACGCAGGAACTTTTAGCAGCCCGCCGCGTTGACGGTGCTGAGCAATTTTTCACACGGGCTAACGACTTTGGTTTTTCAAAAGGCCCGGATGAGACCTTAAAAATTTGGGATAAAGAAAAAGTGCTGAGCGATGTAGTTTGGGTGATACGTAATTTTAAACCCGATGTAATGATCTGCCGTTTTCCAACCACCGGCGAAGGCGGACACGGGCACCACACTTCCTCGGCTATATTAGCGCAGGAAGCATTTACCGCCGCGGCCGACCCAAAACGTTTTCCCGAACAGTTGAAATATGTACAGCCATGGCAAGCCAAACGCCTGCTGTGGAACACGTTTAATTTTGGCGGCATGAATACCACTGCGCCAAATCAGCTTAAGATCGATGTTGGCGGATATAATCCGTTTCTGGGGAAAAGCTACGGCGAGATTGCAGCCGAAAGCCGCTCGAACCACCGCACGCAAGGCTTTGGTTCTGCAAGGCAACGGGGGCAGGCGTTCGAATATTTTAAAACAATCTTGGGCGAGGCGCCACAAACCGACCTGATGGATGGCGTAAACACCACCTGGAAACGCGTGAGCGGCGGAAGTGAAATAGCCGCCAACTTATTGGTGATCAGCAAAAACTTTGATCCTTCAGACCCCGGTCAATCTGTAAAAGCGTTGGTTAACCTTTTAAGCATGATAGAAAAAGTGCCAGACACTTACTGGCGCACGTTGAAAACCAAACAGTTAAGCGAACTGATAGCACAATGCGCTGGTTTGTGGATGGAAGCATATAGCGATAACGCAATTTATGCCAAAGGCTCAGACGTAAATGTGTCGGCGCAAATGATCGTCCGTAATGATGTGCCTGTTACTTTAAACGGTATCAGTTATAAAAACGCAGGTATTACCGGCAATACCCACGAAGGCCTTGCATACAATGTTTTGAAAACGGTGAAGCTGACCTACAAGGCAGATGACATTTCCGCGCCATACTGGTTAAAGTATCCGCACGGTGTTGGCGGTTACAGCACCGGATATTTGGATAGCACGGGTAATGAAGCGCAGCGCACTTTGCCGCAAAACATTGCGCCTTATATTCATGTAGCCTTTAATATTGCAGGCAAACCGATTGGTTATGATGTACAGGTTCAATTTAAATACGTAGATCCCGCACGCGGCGAAGTTTACCAGCCGCTGATTATTACACCTGCGGTTACCGCGAACGTGGCCAACAAAGACTACATCTTTAATACAGACAAGCCACAGTTTGTGCAGGTAAAGTTAAAGGCGTTTACCGGGGCAAGCGGCAACATCAGCTTAAAACCTGTTGCCGGTTGGAAGATCAGTCCGGCAAGTATTCCCTTTTCAGGCAAAAACAACGGCGACGAATGGACCGTGAATTTTGCAGTGAGCCCGGTGAGTATTTCACCTAAAATCAATACGCTCGAAGTTATAGTGAATGCCGATGGCGAAAAATCATCAGTAGGTTTCCAGCAATTAAGTTACGAGCACATCCCGACTATTACATTATTCCCACCCGCACAAGCAAAACTGGTAGATATAGACCTGAAGACGGCAGGTAAAAAGATAGGTTACATAAGAGGTGCGGGCGACCTGGTGCCCGAAGCGTTAGAACAGGTGGGGTACGACATTCATTACTTAACCGAGGCCGAAGTACTGGGCGGCAACCTTGCCGGATACGACGCCATTATAACAGGGGTGCGTGCTTATAATGTAAACCCGCGCATGGCTTACGAAAACCCTAAATTGCTGGAATATGTAAAAAATGGCGGCAACCTGGTAGTGCAGTATAATAACAATGTTGGCCTGGTGACTAAAGACATTGGCCCCTACCCATTTACGCCTTTAAACGTGCGCGTTACCGACGAAAACGCCCCGGTAACTTTTACCAAGGCCGACGCGGCGGTATTAAACTATCCAAACAAAATAACAGACGCCGATTTTAACGGCTGGATACAGGAACGCGGCTTATATTTTGTAGGTAACCTGGATCCGGCTTATCAAACGCCATTATCGATGAACGATAAAGGTGAAACCCCCGATAACGAATCTTTAATAATAGCCGAATATGGCAAAGGCAGGTTTGTTTATACTTCGCTGGCATTCTTCAGGCAATTGCCTGCCGGCGTACCGGGGGCGTACAGGTTGTTTGTAAATTTGATTAGTAAGCCAAAATAA
- a CDS encoding TetR/AcrR family transcriptional regulator codes for MLKTEKEKTDKKDLILDAAERIISEVGYDGASTRMISAEAGVNMAMLNYYFGSKEGLFLAIFERRLKSHEAMWKEINGDGEKTPWQKMEKYIDTWVDRIFTNNCFQRLIYQEISMRRRGELTDQINTLLLRNVTSFQEMLNDGIKDGYFKPDVDVQFVMATIYGIKNYIMNTPYISSMMFGYDLQNQENLDQQFKPRIKQYLRKLLKPYLVKADDHSN; via the coding sequence GTGTTAAAAACAGAGAAAGAGAAGACGGATAAAAAAGACCTTATACTCGATGCCGCTGAAAGGATAATTTCTGAGGTTGGGTACGATGGCGCTTCCACACGCATGATTTCTGCCGAGGCAGGTGTCAACATGGCGATGCTGAACTACTACTTTGGCTCTAAAGAAGGCTTGTTCCTGGCCATTTTTGAACGCAGGCTTAAATCGCATGAGGCGATGTGGAAGGAAATAAACGGCGATGGCGAGAAAACGCCTTGGCAAAAAATGGAAAAGTACATTGATACCTGGGTGGACAGGATATTTACTAATAACTGTTTCCAGAGATTGATCTACCAGGAGATAAGCATGCGCCGCCGGGGCGAGCTGACAGACCAGATCAACACCCTGCTGCTGCGCAATGTTACCTCGTTTCAGGAAATGCTAAACGATGGCATTAAAGACGGATACTTTAAGCCTGATGTGGATGTGCAGTTTGTAATGGCTACCATCTACGGCATAAAGAACTACATCATGAATACGCCTTATATCTCGTCAATGATGTTTGGCTATGACTTGCAGAATCAGGAAAACCTGGACCAACAATTTAAACCACGCATTAAACAATATCTACGAAAACTTTTAAAACCTTATTTAGTAAAAGCAGATGACCACTCGAATTAA
- a CDS encoding TolC family protein: MTTRINKFFTITRKMLSRYGWMFAAVLLYSNVASAQERALTLQEAIKLGLDNSKTLKLSQSRIDQAVSEYNQAKDRALPTGSVSFMYSRAQIPANHLNFGENGIFLPKSANANLGIANVSETLFAGGKLRYAKESTDLLVKVARLDVDNDKDQITFAIINEYYNLYKVLQSQKVVQQNLSSVDQQIHQAQRFFDQGLVTKNDVLRFQLQRSNIELNGIDLESNRKVINYNLNILLGLPESTTITLAGLPAAATTVAPLQNYLDTAIAARPDIKQLGLRTEVAESNIKSVRADRSVRLAATAGAYYVDIAANPFPTTGNYITPLTFGATLSWNFSTLWTNKNKEAEAHIQRDQTVINKNIAIDNVKNEVNTSYQNYLAAVNKINLLQTSINQATENNRLQESRYENNTGTATDRVDARTLLYQAQINLEIAKADAGLAYYNLIKSTGTLNK, translated from the coding sequence ATGACCACTCGAATTAATAAATTTTTTACCATCACCCGCAAAATGTTAAGCCGGTACGGCTGGATGTTTGCAGCTGTACTTTTATACAGCAACGTTGCCAGCGCGCAAGAGCGGGCATTAACCTTACAGGAAGCCATTAAACTTGGCCTGGATAACAGCAAAACCCTTAAACTTTCTCAATCGAGAATTGACCAGGCCGTGTCTGAGTACAATCAGGCTAAAGACCGCGCGTTGCCAACAGGTAGTGTTAGCTTTATGTACAGCCGCGCGCAAATACCTGCCAACCATTTAAACTTTGGCGAGAATGGCATATTCCTGCCGAAGAGCGCTAATGCCAACTTGGGTATCGCCAACGTAAGTGAAACACTTTTCGCAGGCGGAAAACTAAGATATGCGAAAGAGTCAACCGACTTATTAGTAAAGGTTGCACGCCTCGACGTTGATAACGACAAGGATCAGATCACTTTTGCCATCATCAACGAATATTATAACCTGTACAAGGTATTGCAAAGCCAGAAAGTTGTACAGCAGAACTTAAGTTCGGTAGACCAGCAAATTCACCAGGCACAACGCTTTTTTGACCAGGGTTTGGTTACTAAAAATGATGTGCTGCGGTTTCAACTGCAGCGCTCGAATATCGAGCTGAATGGCATTGACCTGGAAAGTAACCGCAAAGTGATCAATTACAACCTGAACATTTTGCTTGGTTTGCCGGAGAGTACAACCATTACCCTTGCCGGTTTGCCTGCCGCTGCGACTACTGTAGCTCCGCTTCAAAATTATCTGGATACCGCCATAGCTGCCCGCCCGGATATTAAACAATTAGGCTTGCGGACAGAGGTTGCAGAAAGCAATATTAAAAGTGTACGTGCAGACAGGTCTGTAAGGTTGGCCGCGACAGCGGGTGCTTATTATGTAGACATTGCCGCAAACCCGTTCCCAACAACAGGCAATTACATCACGCCACTAACATTCGGCGCAACATTGTCATGGAACTTCAGCACGCTTTGGACCAATAAGAACAAAGAAGCGGAAGCGCACATCCAACGCGACCAGACAGTGATCAACAAAAACATCGCGATAGATAATGTAAAGAACGAAGTAAACACCAGCTATCAAAATTATTTAGCGGCCGTTAACAAGATCAACCTGCTGCAAACTTCTATCAATCAGGCAACAGAAAATAACAGGTTGCAGGAATCACGTTATGAAAACAATACCGGTACGGCTACAGACAGAGTTGACGCGCGTACATTATTATACCAGGCTCAGATCAATCTCGAGATTGCTAAAGCTGATGCAGGTTTGGCGTATTACAACCTTATAAAATCAACCGGAACCCTTAATAAATAA